A part of Thermotoga petrophila RKU-1 genomic DNA contains:
- a CDS encoding stage V sporulation protein S, with protein sequence MEILKVSSNSNPNKVAGAIAGSLTKSEKVEIQAIGAGAVNQAVKALAVARRFLEESGKDLFVVPGFIEIKIGDDVRTGISFKVFLENNKNE encoded by the coding sequence ATGGAAATCCTGAAGGTCAGTTCGAACTCGAACCCCAACAAGGTAGCCGGTGCGATAGCGGGTTCCCTTACCAAGAGTGAAAAGGTGGAGATTCAGGCTATCGGTGCTGGTGCAGTGAACCAGGCAGTAAAGGCTCTGGCAGTTGCAAGAAGATTTCTGGAAGAATCCGGAAAGGATCTCTTCGTTGTACCGGGTTTCATTGAAATCAAAATAGGGGATGATGTGAGAACAGGTATTTCTTTCAAAGTCTTTCTGGAAAATAACAAAAATGAGTGA
- the galT gene encoding galactose-1-phosphate uridylyltransferase has product MPEFRKDPIIKRWVIIATERAKRPHDFARTKVEEVREGFCPFDYGNEHTTPPEIFAFRPADTEPNTPGWWVRVVPNKFPAVDPDVPLRKYGRGMYDAAMGFGYHDVVVETPDHNSHLAVMDYKNVEEVIWAYKIRYEQLMKDERIKYILIFKNHGKDAGASLSHPHSQIIALPIMPKRVQEELDGSKEYYEYKERCPFCDIIDEEKKERERIVEENDHFIALEPFAARFPFETWILPKRHMNSFHLISEDEVGSLAKILKNVLYRIYAALDNPPYNLLIHTAPTSLEGKDYYHWHIEIFPRLTKVAGFEWGTGFYINIVPPEDAARYLREVSLEQV; this is encoded by the coding sequence ATGCCCGAATTCAGGAAGGATCCCATTATAAAAAGGTGGGTTATCATAGCCACCGAGAGAGCGAAAAGGCCCCACGATTTTGCAAGAACGAAAGTAGAAGAAGTACGGGAGGGCTTCTGTCCCTTCGATTACGGTAATGAACACACCACACCACCGGAGATTTTCGCCTTCAGGCCTGCCGACACAGAACCCAACACACCCGGCTGGTGGGTGCGTGTTGTTCCAAACAAGTTCCCAGCGGTTGATCCCGACGTGCCTTTGAGAAAATACGGAAGAGGTATGTACGATGCAGCGATGGGGTTTGGTTACCACGATGTGGTCGTTGAAACTCCCGATCACAATTCTCACCTTGCCGTTATGGATTACAAAAACGTGGAAGAAGTCATCTGGGCTTACAAGATCAGATACGAGCAGCTCATGAAGGATGAGAGAATAAAATACATACTGATTTTCAAGAACCACGGAAAGGACGCAGGAGCTTCTCTCAGCCACCCTCACAGCCAGATAATCGCACTCCCCATCATGCCAAAGAGGGTTCAGGAAGAACTCGACGGTTCCAAGGAATATTACGAGTACAAGGAAAGATGTCCTTTCTGCGATATCATAGACGAGGAGAAGAAAGAGAGGGAGAGAATCGTTGAGGAAAACGATCACTTCATAGCTCTGGAACCCTTCGCTGCCAGATTTCCGTTCGAAACGTGGATTCTTCCAAAAAGACACATGAACAGCTTTCACCTGATATCTGAGGATGAAGTTGGGTCTCTTGCAAAGATCCTGAAGAACGTTCTCTACAGGATATACGCCGCTTTAGATAATCCGCCCTACAACCTTTTGATCCACACCGCTCCTACGAGTCTTGAAGGCAAGGATTATTACCACTGGCACATAGAGATATTCCCGAGATTGACAAAAGTAGCGGGCTTCGAATGGGGAACGGGATTTTACATAAACATAGTGCCACCAGAAGATGCTGCTAGATACCTGAGAGAAGTCAGTTTGGAACAAGTTTGA
- a CDS encoding glycogen synthase, which produces MKVVFVSYEVFPFAKVGGLADVAGTLPKYLKKHGVDVTIVMPKHRIVEKNAEKFGYEIKKVAEGLSVSHVKTDQKFDIYESVLPGSDVKTYFVANDYYFSAEDVYAGPDLGEQAIFFCAATLDLVKHLDLKPDIVHVNDWQTALIPVYLKTVYRDDPYFSRTATVLTIHNLGYQGVFDPKYLSFAGLPDYVFTIDGLEFYRQLNFLKGGIVFSDVINTVSPTYAEEIQTEEYGEKLEGVLRMRSKDLYGILNGIDYELYNPATDRYIYVNYDVNRLELKWENKVKLQEELGLPVNKETAVAGLISRLVPQKGLDLLVDVMDYLMLFDLQIVVLGTGDEQYENAFRKFQERYPDKVSANIKFDVELAQKIYAGADIFLMPSRYEPCGLGQMFSMRYGTIPVVRYTGGLADTVKEYDPQSMEGTGFGFKKYDSAHLLKAVSKALHFYYREKDHWRRIMTNAMNTDLSWDRSAKEYVDLYKKALAKVGR; this is translated from the coding sequence ATGAAGGTAGTATTCGTTTCTTACGAGGTTTTTCCGTTCGCGAAAGTAGGAGGACTGGCGGACGTTGCTGGAACTCTTCCAAAGTATTTGAAGAAACACGGGGTGGATGTCACGATAGTTATGCCGAAACACAGAATCGTTGAAAAAAATGCAGAGAAATTTGGGTATGAGATCAAGAAAGTAGCCGAAGGTCTCTCTGTTTCTCATGTCAAAACCGATCAAAAGTTCGATATATACGAATCCGTTCTTCCCGGTAGCGATGTGAAAACGTATTTCGTTGCCAACGATTACTATTTCTCCGCGGAAGATGTCTATGCGGGGCCAGATCTTGGTGAACAGGCGATTTTCTTCTGCGCAGCTACTCTGGATCTGGTAAAACATCTTGATTTGAAGCCCGATATCGTCCATGTGAACGACTGGCAAACCGCTCTGATTCCTGTCTATTTGAAAACCGTTTACAGGGACGATCCTTACTTTTCCAGAACGGCCACGGTTTTGACGATACACAACCTTGGATATCAGGGCGTGTTCGATCCGAAGTACCTCTCTTTTGCAGGCCTTCCCGATTATGTTTTCACTATCGACGGCCTTGAGTTCTACAGACAGCTGAATTTCCTCAAGGGTGGAATAGTGTTCAGCGATGTGATAAACACGGTTAGCCCCACTTACGCCGAGGAAATTCAGACGGAAGAGTACGGCGAGAAACTCGAGGGTGTACTGAGAATGCGTTCGAAAGATCTCTACGGTATATTGAACGGAATAGATTACGAGCTTTATAACCCAGCTACGGACAGATACATTTACGTCAACTACGATGTGAATCGTCTTGAACTCAAGTGGGAAAACAAGGTGAAACTCCAGGAAGAACTGGGACTTCCCGTTAACAAGGAAACGGCTGTAGCCGGGTTGATAAGCAGACTCGTCCCTCAAAAAGGTCTGGACCTTCTGGTTGATGTGATGGATTATCTGATGCTCTTCGATCTTCAGATCGTTGTTCTTGGAACGGGAGACGAACAGTACGAAAACGCCTTCAGAAAGTTCCAGGAGAGGTATCCAGACAAAGTATCAGCGAACATAAAATTCGATGTCGAGCTGGCGCAGAAGATATACGCTGGTGCGGACATATTCCTCATGCCGAGCAGATACGAACCGTGCGGTTTGGGACAGATGTTCAGCATGAGATATGGAACAATCCCCGTTGTGAGATACACGGGAGGCCTGGCAGATACTGTGAAAGAATACGATCCACAATCGATGGAAGGAACGGGTTTTGGATTCAAGAAGTACGATTCTGCTCATCTGTTGAAGGCTGTTTCGAAGGCTTTGCACTTTTACTACAGGGAAAAAGATCACTGGAGAAGAATCATGACAAACGCCATGAACACGGATCTGTCCTGGGACAGGTCTGCCAAAGAGTACGTTGATCTTTACAAAAAAGCCCTTGCAAAGGTTGGAAGGTGA